The Armatimonadota bacterium genome contains a region encoding:
- a CDS encoding DNA gyrase subunit B → MKDDKKDGQENQKADVNEGITEADASLLEGVSSDVENSIASKVEGDYNADSIQVLEGLEAVRKRPGMYVGDNGKRGLHQMFREVLDNAVDEALAGYCTVIDVKLHADNSLSVADNGRGIPVETHKKMGVSTLQVVMTVLHAGGKFGGEGTGYKVSGGLHGVGVSCTNALSEWLTATVRRDGKEYQQRYEKGVPCDEVKVVGKSTETGTTVRWLADATVLTDTTYDLHMIKSRLRELAYLNPTVKFTFEYEQDENQSDVYHYERGIVQLVEDLNSSKEEIHRRVAHFKRVKETYELEVALQYHSGYNQTVLAFSNNIHQPDGGTHVSGFSMALTRVINQYARKMGFLKEKDKNFTSDDVADGLTAVIALKLGNPSYNSQDKVKLVTPEVQGLTNSLVGDGLLTFLEENPQDARRIVDKALVAQRAREAARKAAETVKRQSSMESFGLPGKLSDCMSKDADKCELFLVEGDSAGGSAKGARDRMTQAILPLRGKILNVERARIDKALDNEEIKSMIAALGTGIDISIGRKPMEEDEEGGSSGNGNGNGKDSGFDLSKLRYGKVIIMTDADVDGEHIRTLLLTFFYRYMRPLIEGGHIYLAQPPLFVVKIGNNERHYCNNQAEIDEIVKTKGRRKNPQVTRFKGLGEMNADELEETTMNPANRRLVQVHWDPNFELEIEEMFSTLMGDKVEPRREFIERHAKRAMDVDWHY, encoded by the coding sequence ATGAAAGACGATAAGAAAGACGGGCAAGAAAACCAAAAGGCTGATGTGAATGAGGGCATCACAGAAGCAGATGCGAGCCTATTGGAAGGCGTCTCTTCTGATGTTGAGAATTCAATCGCCAGCAAAGTCGAAGGCGATTACAACGCTGACTCGATTCAAGTCCTAGAAGGTCTTGAGGCAGTCCGTAAGCGACCCGGCATGTACGTGGGTGACAACGGCAAGCGGGGCCTGCACCAGATGTTCCGCGAAGTCCTCGACAACGCTGTGGACGAAGCCCTTGCAGGCTACTGCACGGTCATCGACGTCAAGCTACACGCGGACAATTCGCTATCCGTCGCTGATAATGGCCGCGGCATCCCGGTCGAAACCCATAAGAAGATGGGCGTTTCGACGCTTCAAGTTGTCATGACTGTTTTGCACGCCGGTGGAAAATTCGGCGGCGAAGGCACAGGCTATAAAGTTTCTGGCGGTCTTCACGGCGTCGGTGTCTCCTGTACAAACGCTCTGTCTGAATGGCTGACCGCGACCGTCCGGCGAGACGGAAAAGAGTATCAACAACGGTACGAAAAGGGTGTTCCGTGCGATGAAGTGAAGGTCGTCGGCAAGTCAACAGAAACGGGTACCACGGTCCGCTGGTTGGCAGACGCTACTGTGCTTACCGACACGACATACGATCTCCACATGATCAAGAGCCGTTTGCGAGAACTCGCCTACTTGAACCCGACCGTCAAGTTCACCTTCGAATACGAGCAAGACGAAAACCAAAGCGACGTCTATCACTACGAGCGCGGCATTGTCCAGCTTGTCGAGGACCTCAACTCCTCCAAGGAAGAAATCCATCGCCGAGTGGCCCACTTCAAGCGCGTCAAAGAAACCTACGAACTGGAAGTTGCTCTTCAATATCACAGCGGCTATAACCAGACCGTCCTCGCGTTCTCGAACAATATCCACCAGCCAGATGGCGGAACCCACGTCAGTGGATTCTCGATGGCGCTCACTCGCGTGATCAATCAGTACGCGCGGAAAATGGGCTTCCTCAAAGAGAAGGATAAGAACTTCACGAGCGACGACGTTGCCGACGGGCTTACCGCGGTGATCGCTTTGAAACTCGGCAATCCAAGCTATAACTCTCAAGACAAAGTCAAGCTGGTGACGCCAGAGGTCCAAGGTCTCACAAACTCCCTGGTCGGCGACGGACTGCTGACCTTCCTTGAAGAAAACCCTCAAGACGCCCGCCGCATTGTTGACAAAGCTTTGGTCGCTCAGCGAGCACGTGAAGCAGCCCGAAAGGCTGCCGAAACCGTCAAGCGCCAGAGCAGTATGGAAAGCTTTGGTCTCCCAGGCAAACTCTCGGACTGCATGAGCAAAGACGCCGATAAGTGCGAGCTCTTCCTCGTGGAAGGTGACTCTGCGGGAGGTTCGGCAAAGGGTGCCCGAGACCGAATGACTCAGGCGATTTTGCCACTTCGAGGAAAGATCCTCAACGTTGAGCGTGCCCGAATCGACAAGGCGCTTGACAATGAAGAAATCAAGTCGATGATCGCCGCGCTTGGTACTGGAATCGATATCTCGATCGGGCGAAAGCCGATGGAAGAAGACGAGGAAGGCGGCTCAAGCGGCAACGGTAACGGCAATGGCAAGGATTCCGGCTTTGACCTATCAAAGCTCCGCTACGGCAAGGTGATCATCATGACCGACGCGGACGTTGATGGTGAACACATCCGAACGCTGCTGCTGACGTTCTTCTACAGGTATATGCGACCACTGATCGAAGGAGGACACATCTATCTGGCTCAACCGCCACTATTTGTGGTTAAGATCGGCAACAACGAGCGGCACTATTGCAACAATCAGGCCGAGATTGATGAAATCGTCAAAACCAAGGGGCGGCGCAAGAATCCTCAAGTCACACGCTTTAAAGGTCTTGGTGAAATGAACGCCGATGAACTTGAAGAAACGACGATGAACCCCGCAAATCGAAGGTTGGTACAGGTTCACTGGGATCCGAACTTCGAGCTGGAAATTGAAGAAATGTTCAGTACTCTAATGGGCGACAAGGTCGAACCACGGCGAGAGTTCATCGAGCGCCACGCCAAAAGGGCGATGGATGTCGACTGGCACTATTAA